From Nicotiana tabacum cultivar K326 chromosome 22, ASM71507v2, whole genome shotgun sequence, one genomic window encodes:
- the LOC142176291 gene encoding zinc finger BED domain-containing protein RICESLEEPER 1-like: MIFIASVLDPRNKFEYVEGALEELFGEEKGKKINAEVYAYMNSLFGEYLNKYSTESCPQSPSSSTSSNNTSNTPSGSVISASKIRTKLSLKKQKEDNGSGGAKSELDKYISEEQEPFSEEFDILSWWKTHAPRFPILSELARDVLAIPISSVASECALA, encoded by the exons atgatttttattgcttccgtCTTGGATCCACGTAACAAATTTGAATATGTTGAGGGAGCACTTGAAGAACTTTTTGGGGAGgaaaaggggaagaaaataaATGCTGAGGTGTATGCTTATATGAATTCTTTGTTTGGAGAGTATCTAAATAAGTATTCAACTGAATCTTGTCCTCAATCTCCATCTAGTTCTACTTCATCTAACAACACATCTAATACACCTAGTGGGAGTGTTATAAGTGCATCAAAAATAAGGACTAAGCTTAGCttgaagaaacaaaaggaagacAATGGAAGTGGGGGTGCTAAATCGGAGTTGGATAAATACATTAGTGAAGAACAAGAGCCTTTTAGTGAAGAATTTGATATCTTGAGTTGGTGGAAAACTCATGCTCCTAGATTTCCTATTCTTTCGGAGTTGGCTCGTGATGTGTTGGCAATTCCAATTTCTAGTGTGGCGTCGGAATGCGC ATTGGCTTAG